In Pseudomonas lalkuanensis, the following are encoded in one genomic region:
- a CDS encoding ATP-binding protein, which translates to MDSRLYEILERADAVLARLEPLLPVPRPVIDWQKSLAARWHRDGRSGYLQPLDVSLDLSLADLIGVDKQREQLAGNTRQFVDGLPANHALLWGARGTGKSSLVRALLAEHAGAGLRLIEIERDHLADLPRVVEQLAGLPQRFVLFCDDLSFEAGEGDYRVLKSVLDGSLERAPDNVLLYATSNRRHLVPEKQSDNEHWQMVDGELHPNEAVEDKIALSDRFGLWLSFYPFTQDHFLAVVRHWIGVLAEPAALRWEWTEELEILAIRWALGRGNRNGRCAYQFARHWVGLALLESSK; encoded by the coding sequence GTGGATTCCCGCCTGTATGAGATTCTCGAGCGCGCCGATGCGGTGCTGGCTCGTCTCGAACCCCTGTTGCCGGTCCCTCGGCCGGTAATCGACTGGCAGAAGAGCCTGGCTGCTCGCTGGCATCGCGATGGCCGCAGCGGATACCTGCAACCGCTGGACGTCAGCCTGGACCTGTCCCTCGCCGACCTGATCGGTGTCGACAAGCAGCGCGAGCAGCTGGCTGGCAACACCCGCCAGTTCGTCGACGGGCTGCCGGCCAACCATGCGCTGCTCTGGGGCGCCCGGGGTACCGGCAAGTCTTCCCTGGTCCGCGCGCTGCTGGCCGAGCATGCCGGTGCCGGCCTGCGCCTGATCGAGATCGAGCGCGACCATCTGGCGGACCTGCCGCGCGTGGTGGAGCAACTGGCCGGCCTGCCGCAGCGCTTCGTGCTGTTCTGCGATGACCTGTCCTTCGAGGCGGGCGAGGGCGACTATCGCGTGCTCAAGAGCGTGCTGGATGGCTCCCTGGAACGTGCCCCGGACAACGTGCTGCTCTACGCCACCTCCAACCGCCGCCACCTGGTGCCGGAGAAACAGAGCGACAACGAGCACTGGCAGATGGTCGACGGCGAACTGCATCCCAACGAGGCGGTGGAGGACAAGATCGCCCTGTCCGACCGCTTCGGTCTATGGCTGTCCTTCTATCCCTTTACCCAGGATCACTTCCTGGCCGTGGTGCGCCACTGGATCGGCGTCCTGGCCGAGCCGGCAGCCCTGCGCTGGGAGTGGACCGAGGAACTGGAAATACTGGCGATTCGCTGGGCCCTTGGCCGCGGCAATCGCAATGGCCGTTGCGCCTATCAATTCGCCCGCCACTGGGTCGGGCTCGCTTTACTGGAGTCTTCCAAATGA
- a CDS encoding response regulator, whose protein sequence is MLGKPSEQGQIPSPMDIPLTQRLSFKQASLTVLVAFLLGTVLSVIQVASDYLNENASIDREIKALLEIAHSPAARIAYNIDAELAQELVLGLLRSPAVIRAEIIDNNGAVLASVSRPRTESDFRIFSDYLFGEQREFEDPLYIIHAPNETLGVLRLEVDTFAFGSHFLRRAMITLLSGFVRSLLLSLILLVLFYSMLTKPLVELIRGLSERDPRASPDTRLPCPPGHEQDEIGVLVEVTNRQLASLATEMQQRREADERLNQYLAELENIVSARTAELKAANSRLSRYNQELEVARSTALEMAKARAAFLANMSHEIRTPLNGLLGMLDLALDGPLNNEQRRQLQIAHDSGSVLVELLNDILDLSKFEAGQLELEQIPFDLGTLLEDTANLLSQNTAPGVELTCLIDPKLPSLVVGDPTRVRQVISNLLSNALKFTRFGRVDLRAAPSPGGVLITVRDTGIGISAEALPKLFQPFSQGSAGITRQFGGTGLGLALTRHLCEAMQGQLDVKSQEGLGSLFSAELPLVEHSPAESLAPMQGKVIALCGAKSGLAEMLGTWLPLWGLDFERRDAGTDLSGAHADLLISDNPDCLENLRRTAHMPILLVTGYGSFLPPPRAATLTPLHQLARPLSRAALHQALQRVLLKLPDETPAAPPEAAEPQHRHARVLLVEDNAVNQLVAKGMLAKLGCDVLLATHGAEALSHLEQSSVDLVLMDCNMPVMDGYEATRRIRQSGRWPELPIIALTANALPDERERCRAAGMDDYLAKPFRREELVALLDTWLPTTQATR, encoded by the coding sequence ATGCTTGGCAAGCCCTCGGAACAAGGCCAAATCCCAAGCCCCATGGATATTCCGCTGACACAACGGCTGTCATTCAAGCAGGCCAGCCTCACCGTGCTGGTGGCGTTCCTCCTCGGCACCGTCCTCAGCGTCATCCAGGTCGCCAGCGACTATCTCAACGAAAACGCCTCGATCGACCGCGAGATCAAGGCGCTCCTCGAGATCGCCCACAGCCCGGCTGCGCGCATCGCCTACAACATCGACGCCGAACTGGCCCAGGAACTGGTCCTCGGCCTCTTGCGCTCGCCGGCGGTGATTCGCGCGGAAATCATCGACAACAATGGAGCGGTGCTGGCCAGCGTCAGCCGTCCGCGCACCGAAAGCGACTTCCGCATCTTCAGCGACTACCTGTTCGGCGAGCAGCGCGAGTTCGAGGACCCCCTCTACATCATCCACGCCCCCAACGAAACCCTGGGCGTCCTGCGCCTGGAAGTCGACACCTTCGCCTTCGGCAGCCATTTCCTGCGTCGGGCGATGATCACCCTGCTCAGCGGCTTCGTGCGCAGCCTGCTGCTGTCGCTGATCCTCCTGGTGCTGTTCTACAGCATGCTGACCAAGCCGCTGGTGGAGCTGATCCGCGGCCTCAGCGAGCGCGACCCGCGCGCTTCGCCGGATACCAGGCTGCCCTGCCCGCCCGGCCACGAACAGGACGAGATCGGCGTACTGGTGGAAGTGACGAACCGCCAGCTGGCCAGCCTGGCCACCGAAATGCAGCAACGCCGCGAGGCGGACGAGCGCCTCAACCAGTACCTGGCCGAGCTGGAGAACATCGTGTCGGCGCGCACCGCCGAGCTGAAGGCCGCCAACAGCCGCCTCAGCCGCTACAACCAGGAACTGGAGGTGGCACGCAGCACCGCACTGGAAATGGCCAAGGCCCGCGCCGCCTTCCTCGCCAACATGAGCCACGAGATCCGCACGCCGCTCAACGGCCTGCTGGGGATGCTCGACCTGGCGCTGGACGGGCCGCTGAACAACGAGCAGCGGCGCCAGCTGCAGATCGCCCATGACTCCGGCAGCGTACTGGTGGAGCTGCTCAACGACATCCTCGACCTGTCCAAGTTCGAAGCCGGCCAACTGGAGCTGGAGCAGATCCCCTTCGACCTGGGCACGCTGCTGGAAGACACCGCCAACCTGCTGTCGCAGAACACCGCGCCAGGCGTCGAGCTGACCTGCCTGATCGACCCGAAGCTGCCGTCGCTGGTGGTGGGCGACCCGACGCGGGTGCGCCAGGTGATCAGCAATCTCCTGTCCAATGCCCTCAAGTTCACCCGTTTCGGCCGCGTCGACTTGCGTGCCGCACCCAGCCCAGGCGGCGTGCTGATCACGGTTCGGGACACCGGCATCGGCATTTCCGCCGAAGCCCTGCCCAAACTGTTCCAGCCCTTCTCCCAGGGCAGCGCCGGCATCACCCGGCAATTCGGCGGCACCGGCCTTGGCCTGGCACTGACCCGCCATCTGTGCGAGGCCATGCAGGGCCAGCTGGACGTCAAATCCCAGGAAGGCCTGGGCAGCCTGTTCAGCGCGGAATTGCCGCTGGTGGAGCACAGCCCGGCGGAATCCCTCGCGCCGATGCAGGGCAAGGTCATCGCCCTGTGCGGCGCCAAGAGCGGCCTCGCCGAGATGCTGGGAACCTGGCTGCCGCTGTGGGGGCTGGATTTCGAACGCCGCGACGCGGGCACCGACCTCAGCGGCGCGCACGCCGACCTGTTGATCAGCGACAACCCGGACTGCCTGGAAAATCTGCGGCGCACCGCCCATATGCCCATCCTGCTGGTCACCGGTTACGGCAGCTTCCTGCCGCCACCACGGGCGGCGACCCTGACGCCCCTGCACCAGCTGGCCCGCCCCCTGTCACGGGCGGCGCTGCACCAGGCGCTGCAGCGGGTGCTGCTGAAACTACCGGACGAAACCCCGGCGGCACCGCCGGAAGCGGCCGAACCTCAGCATCGCCATGCGCGGGTGCTGCTGGTGGAAGACAACGCGGTGAACCAGCTGGTGGCCAAGGGCATGCTGGCCAAGCTGGGCTGCGACGTGCTGCTGGCGACTCACGGCGCCGAGGCCCTGAGCCATCTGGAGCAATCGTCCGTCGACCTGGTGTTGATGGACTGCAACATGCCGGTGATGGACGGCTACGAAGCGACCCGGCGCATTCGCCAGAGTGGGCGCTGGCCGGAACTGCCGATCATCGCCCTGACCGCCAATGCCCTGCCGGACGAACGCGAACGCTGCCGCGCCGCCGGCATGGACGACTACCTGGCCAAGCCCTTCCGCCGCGAAGAGCTGGTCGCCTTGCTCGACACCTGGCTGCCGACTACTCAGGCAACCCGATGA
- a CDS encoding MarR family winged helix-turn-helix transcriptional regulator, with translation MNTPSIEPELLLDNQLCFKLYAASRAVIRGYRPLLEPLGLTYPQYLVMLVLWEWHARAPEQPTVKALGERLLLDSGTLTPLLKRLEQLGLVRRQRAAHDEREVHLALTEEGAALRDKVMPLRNELICASGLDLNEMAELRARLGELLGQLIGLPE, from the coding sequence ATGAACACGCCATCGATCGAGCCGGAGCTGCTGCTGGACAACCAGCTCTGTTTCAAGCTCTATGCCGCGTCCCGCGCGGTGATTCGCGGCTATCGGCCACTGCTGGAGCCCCTTGGCCTGACCTACCCGCAGTACCTGGTCATGCTGGTGCTCTGGGAGTGGCACGCACGGGCGCCGGAACAACCCACGGTCAAGGCCCTGGGCGAGCGCCTGCTGCTGGATTCGGGCACCCTCACGCCGTTGCTGAAACGCCTGGAGCAGCTCGGGTTGGTGCGCCGCCAGCGCGCGGCCCACGATGAGCGTGAAGTGCACCTGGCGCTGACGGAAGAGGGCGCGGCTCTGCGTGACAAGGTGATGCCGCTGCGCAACGAGCTGATCTGCGCCAGCGGGCTGGACCTCAACGAAATGGCTGAACTGCGCGCCCGCCTCGGCGAGTTGCTGGGTCAGCTCATCGGGTTGCCTGAGTAG
- a CDS encoding glutathione peroxidase produces MSDKILDIPVTTIKGEQKTLGDFGGKALLVVNTASKCGFTPQYKGLEELWQQYRERGLVVLGFPCNQFGKQEPGDEGAISEFCELNFGVSFPLFKKIDVNGAQAHPLYVQLKKRAPGLLGSQGIKWNFTKFLISHDGQRIKRFAPTTKPEEITAEIEALLK; encoded by the coding sequence ATGAGCGACAAGATTCTCGATATCCCCGTAACCACCATCAAAGGCGAGCAGAAGACCCTCGGGGACTTCGGTGGCAAGGCCCTGCTGGTGGTCAACACCGCCAGCAAATGCGGATTCACCCCGCAGTACAAGGGCCTGGAAGAACTCTGGCAGCAATACAGGGAGCGCGGCCTGGTGGTGCTGGGCTTCCCGTGCAACCAATTCGGCAAGCAGGAGCCGGGTGACGAAGGCGCCATCAGCGAGTTCTGCGAGCTGAACTTCGGCGTCAGCTTCCCGCTGTTCAAGAAGATCGACGTCAATGGCGCGCAAGCCCATCCGCTCTACGTGCAGCTGAAGAAGCGTGCGCCGGGCTTGCTGGGCAGCCAGGGCATCAAGTGGAACTTCACCAAGTTCCTGATCAGCCATGACGGCCAGCGCATCAAGCGTTTCGCGCCGACCACCAAGCCGGAAGAGATCACCGCCGAGATCGAAGCCCTGCTGAAATGA
- the msrB gene encoding peptide-methionine (R)-S-oxide reductase MsrB, with translation MDKLEKPLESWREELSDAQFHVCRLGGTERAFTGEYYATKTPGIYHCACCGEALFDSDAKYDSGSGWPSYFQPVNKEVIAEREDFSHGMHRIEVRCARCDSHLGHVFPDGPRPTGLRYCINSVSLKLEPR, from the coding sequence ATGGACAAGCTTGAGAAACCCCTGGAAAGCTGGCGCGAAGAGCTTTCCGATGCCCAGTTCCACGTCTGCCGTCTGGGCGGCACCGAGCGCGCCTTCACCGGCGAGTACTACGCCACCAAGACGCCGGGCATCTACCACTGCGCCTGTTGCGGTGAAGCGCTGTTCGACTCCGATGCCAAGTACGATTCTGGCAGCGGCTGGCCGAGCTACTTCCAGCCGGTGAACAAGGAGGTCATCGCCGAGCGCGAGGACTTCAGTCACGGCATGCACCGCATCGAGGTGCGCTGTGCCCGCTGCGACTCCCACCTGGGTCATGTCTTCCCGGACGGCCCGCGTCCCACCGGACTGCGTTATTGCATCAACTCGGTGTCCCTGAAGCTCGAACCGCGTTAA
- a CDS encoding pyridoxal phosphate-dependent aminotransferase, which translates to MQVSKSNKLANVCYDIRGPVLKHAKRLEEEGHRILKLNIGNPAPFGFEAPEEILQDVIRNLPTAQGYSDSKGLFSARKAVMQYYQQKQVEGVGIEDIYLGNGVSELIVMAMQALLNNGDEVLIPAPDYPLWTASVALGGGKPVHYLCDEQAGWFPDIADMKAKITPNTKALVLINPNNPTGAVYSREVLMDIVELARQHNLVLFSDEIYDKILYDEAQHISTASLAPDVLCLTFNGLSKSYRVAGFRSGWVAISGPKHKAQSYIEGLDILANMRLCANVPSQHAIQTALGGYQSINDLVLPNGRLLEQRNRAWELLNDIPGVSCVKPMGALYAFPKIDPKVCPIHNDEKFVLDLLLSEKLLIVQGTAFNWPWPDHFRVVTLPRVDDLEQAIGRIGSFLKSYRQ; encoded by the coding sequence ATGCAGGTCAGCAAATCGAACAAGCTCGCCAATGTCTGCTACGACATCCGCGGACCGGTGCTCAAGCACGCCAAACGCCTGGAAGAGGAAGGCCATCGCATCCTCAAGCTGAACATCGGCAATCCGGCACCGTTCGGTTTCGAAGCCCCGGAGGAAATCCTCCAGGACGTGATCCGCAACCTGCCCACAGCCCAGGGCTACAGCGATTCCAAGGGCCTGTTCAGCGCGCGCAAGGCGGTGATGCAGTACTACCAGCAGAAGCAGGTGGAAGGCGTCGGCATCGAGGACATCTACCTCGGCAACGGCGTCTCCGAGCTGATCGTGATGGCCATGCAGGCCCTGCTGAACAACGGCGATGAGGTGCTGATCCCGGCACCGGACTACCCGCTGTGGACCGCTTCCGTGGCCCTGGGTGGCGGCAAGCCGGTGCATTACCTGTGCGACGAACAGGCCGGCTGGTTCCCCGACATTGCCGACATGAAGGCAAAGATCACCCCGAACACCAAGGCCCTGGTGCTGATCAACCCGAACAACCCCACTGGCGCCGTGTATTCGCGCGAAGTGTTGATGGACATCGTCGAACTGGCCCGCCAGCACAACCTGGTGCTCTTCTCCGACGAGATCTACGACAAGATCCTCTACGACGAGGCCCAGCACATCTCCACTGCCTCCCTCGCGCCGGACGTTCTCTGCCTGACCTTCAACGGCCTGTCCAAGTCCTATCGTGTGGCCGGCTTCCGTTCCGGCTGGGTGGCGATTTCCGGTCCCAAGCACAAGGCCCAGAGCTACATCGAAGGCCTGGATATCCTGGCCAACATGCGCCTGTGCGCCAACGTACCCAGCCAGCACGCGATCCAGACCGCGCTCGGCGGCTACCAGAGCATCAACGACCTGGTACTGCCCAACGGCCGCCTGCTGGAACAACGCAACCGCGCCTGGGAATTGCTCAATGACATCCCCGGCGTCAGCTGCGTGAAGCCCATGGGCGCGCTCTACGCCTTCCCGAAGATCGATCCGAAGGTCTGCCCGATCCACAACGACGAGAAGTTCGTCCTCGACCTGCTGCTCTCCGAGAAGCTGCTGATCGTCCAGGGCACCGCCTTCAACTGGCCGTGGCCGGACCACTTCCGCGTGGTCACCCTGCCCCGCGTCGACGACCTCGAGCAGGCCATCGGCCGTATCGGCAGCTTCCTCAAGTCGTATCGCCAGTAA
- the htpX gene encoding protease HtpX, with amino-acid sequence MMRILLFLATNLAVLVIASITLKLLGVDRFTGQNYGSLLVYCAVFGFAGSLISLFISKWMAKMSTGTEIITQPRTRHEQWLLQTVEQLSREAGIKMPEVGIFPAYEANAFATGWNRNDALVAVSQGLLERFSPDEVKAVLAHEIGHVANGDMVTLSLIQGVVNTFVMFFARIFGNFVDKVILKNEEGPGIGYFVATIFAELVLGILASIIVMWFSRRREYRADEAGANLAGTNAMIGALQRLRAEQGVPVQMPDSLTAFGINGGLKHGLAGLLMSHPPLEDRIEALRRRG; translated from the coding sequence ATGATGCGCATTCTGTTGTTCCTGGCCACAAACCTTGCAGTCCTGGTGATTGCCAGCATCACCCTGAAACTGCTGGGCGTAGACCGGTTCACCGGCCAGAACTACGGCAGCCTGCTGGTCTACTGCGCCGTGTTCGGCTTCGCCGGCTCGCTGATCTCGCTGTTCATCTCCAAGTGGATGGCGAAAATGAGCACCGGTACCGAGATCATCACCCAACCCCGCACCCGCCATGAGCAGTGGCTGCTGCAGACCGTCGAGCAACTGTCCCGCGAAGCCGGCATCAAGATGCCGGAAGTGGGCATCTTCCCGGCCTACGAAGCGAACGCCTTCGCCACCGGCTGGAACCGGAACGACGCACTGGTGGCCGTGAGCCAGGGCCTGCTGGAGCGCTTCTCCCCCGATGAAGTGAAAGCCGTGCTGGCCCACGAGATCGGTCACGTGGCCAATGGCGACATGGTCACCCTGTCGCTGATCCAGGGCGTGGTGAACACCTTCGTGATGTTCTTCGCGCGCATCTTCGGCAACTTCGTCGACAAGGTGATCCTGAAGAACGAAGAAGGCCCCGGCATCGGCTACTTCGTCGCGACCATCTTCGCCGAACTGGTCCTGGGCATCCTCGCCAGCATCATCGTCATGTGGTTCTCGCGCCGCCGCGAATACCGCGCCGACGAAGCCGGCGCCAACCTAGCCGGCACCAACGCCATGATCGGCGCCCTGCAGCGCCTGCGTGCCGAGCAAGGCGTACCGGTGCAGATGCCCGACAGCCTGACCGCCTTCGGCATCAACGGCGGCCTGAAGCACGGCCTCGCCGGCCTGCTGATGAGCCACCCGCCGCTGGAAGACCGCATCGAGGCCCTGCGCCGCCGCGGCTGA
- a CDS encoding thiopurine S-methyltransferase: protein MDEQFWQSRWAENQIGFHQRDVNPYLERYWPQLSLPRGCQVLVPLCGKTLDMAWLAGQGHRILGVELAERAVVDFFAEQGLTPEVTQQGVLRRYSAGAIEILQGDFFAVTAADVAQCQALYDRAALIALPPVMRDDYVAHLQRILPARCNGLLVTLDYEQARLQGPPFSVPEAEVRRHLEAGWEVEMLERNDVLEKNWKFASRGLDSLHEPVFRLTRR, encoded by the coding sequence ATGGACGAGCAATTCTGGCAGTCGCGCTGGGCGGAGAATCAGATTGGATTCCACCAGCGCGATGTAAACCCCTATCTGGAGCGCTACTGGCCACAACTGTCGCTGCCCCGTGGCTGCCAGGTACTGGTGCCGCTCTGTGGCAAGACCCTGGATATGGCCTGGCTGGCGGGGCAGGGGCACCGGATTCTGGGCGTGGAGCTGGCCGAACGCGCCGTGGTGGATTTCTTCGCCGAACAGGGGCTGACGCCCGAAGTGACGCAGCAGGGTGTGCTGCGCCGCTATAGCGCGGGTGCCATCGAAATTCTCCAGGGCGATTTCTTCGCCGTCACTGCGGCGGATGTTGCGCAGTGCCAGGCGCTCTATGATCGCGCCGCGCTGATCGCCCTGCCGCCGGTCATGCGTGATGACTACGTCGCGCACCTGCAGCGCATTCTGCCGGCCCGTTGCAATGGCTTGCTGGTCACCCTGGACTACGAGCAGGCGCGCCTGCAAGGGCCGCCTTTCTCAGTGCCGGAGGCCGAGGTGCGCAGGCACCTGGAAGCCGGCTGGGAGGTGGAGATGCTGGAGCGCAATGACGTTCTGGAGAAGAACTGGAAGTTCGCCTCCCGCGGGCTGGATAGCCTGCACGAGCCGGTGTTCCGCCTGACCCGCCGATAG
- a CDS encoding DODA-type extradiol aromatic ring-opening family dioxygenase encodes MLPSLYISHGSPMLALEPGESGPALKALADSLPRPKAILVVSAHWESNQLLLSGNPLPETWHDFYGFPPPLYAVQYPAAGAPQLAEEIADLLTEAGFPAGVDPQRPFDHGTWVPLTLMYPEADIPVVQLSLPTRLGPAFQTRIGKALASLRERDILLIGSGSITHNLGELDWHAGPEVVTPWAREFRDWMVKRLEADDEAALHDYRSLAPHAARNHPRDEHLLPLYFARGAGNRFGLVHSGFTLGALGMDIYRFD; translated from the coding sequence ATGCTACCCAGCCTCTACATCTCCCACGGCTCTCCCATGCTCGCCCTGGAGCCCGGCGAAAGCGGTCCGGCGCTAAAGGCCCTGGCCGACTCCCTGCCGCGCCCCAAGGCGATCCTGGTCGTCTCTGCCCACTGGGAGAGCAACCAGCTGCTGCTCAGCGGCAACCCGCTTCCGGAAACCTGGCACGACTTCTACGGCTTCCCGCCGCCGCTCTACGCCGTGCAATACCCGGCAGCCGGCGCACCGCAGCTGGCCGAGGAAATCGCCGACCTGCTCACCGAAGCCGGCTTTCCCGCCGGGGTCGACCCGCAACGCCCATTCGACCATGGCACCTGGGTACCGTTGACACTGATGTACCCCGAGGCCGATATCCCGGTGGTCCAGCTGTCGCTGCCCACCCGCCTCGGCCCTGCGTTCCAGACCCGCATCGGCAAAGCCCTGGCGAGCCTGCGGGAACGTGACATCCTGCTGATCGGCTCAGGCAGCATCACCCACAACCTGGGTGAACTGGACTGGCACGCCGGCCCCGAGGTGGTCACCCCCTGGGCCAGGGAATTCCGCGACTGGATGGTGAAGCGCCTGGAAGCCGACGACGAGGCCGCCCTGCACGACTACCGCAGCCTCGCGCCCCACGCCGCGCGCAACCATCCACGGGACGAGCATCTGCTGCCGCTCTACTTCGCCCGTGGCGCCGGCAACCGCTTCGGCCTGGTGCACAGCGGTTTCACCCTGGGGGCGCTGGGGATGGATATCTACCGCTTCGACTAA
- a CDS encoding DEAD/DEAH box helicase, giving the protein MTQELGTFAALGIHPNVLAAITAVGYEEPSPIQAQSIPVILAGHDMIGQAQTGTGKTAAFALPILSRIDPAKREPQALILAPTRELALQVATAFETYAKQMPGLNVVAVYGGAPMGPQLKALRQGAQVIVATPGRLCDHLRRDDKMLATVQQLVLDEADEMLKLGFMDDLEVIFEALPESRQSVLFSATLPPSIRSIAERHLRNPQHVKIAAKTQTVARIEQAHLMVHADQKTPAVLRLLEVEEFDALIAFVRTKQATLDLASALEAKGYKAAALNGDIAQNQRERVIESLKDGRLDIVVATDVAARGIDVPRITHVFNVDMPYDPESYVHRIGRTGRAGRDGRALLLVTPRERRMLQVIERVTGQKVAEVRLPNAQQVLDARIKKLNTSLTPLVAEADAKYGDLLDRLVADIGCTPRALAAALLQRATNGQALNLADVEREQPLVPSFQPRERRERDGAERGEYRERRAPMPLAEGRVRCRTALGTRDGIAAKNLLGAILNEGGIAREAIGRIQIRETFSLIELPEDGLDRLLGKLKDTRVAGKQLKLRRYRED; this is encoded by the coding sequence ATGACCCAGGAACTCGGCACTTTCGCCGCGCTCGGCATTCATCCCAATGTACTGGCCGCAATCACTGCGGTTGGCTATGAAGAGCCGTCCCCCATCCAGGCCCAGTCGATTCCGGTGATCCTCGCCGGTCACGACATGATTGGCCAGGCCCAGACCGGTACCGGCAAGACCGCAGCCTTCGCGCTGCCGATCCTGTCGCGTATCGATCCGGCCAAACGTGAGCCGCAGGCGCTGATCCTGGCACCGACCCGCGAGCTCGCACTGCAAGTCGCTACCGCCTTCGAAACCTACGCCAAGCAGATGCCCGGCCTGAACGTGGTCGCCGTCTACGGCGGCGCGCCCATGGGTCCCCAGCTCAAGGCCCTGCGCCAGGGCGCCCAGGTGATCGTGGCTACCCCCGGCCGCCTGTGCGACCACCTGCGTCGCGATGACAAGATGCTCGCCACCGTGCAGCAACTGGTGCTGGACGAAGCGGACGAGATGCTCAAGCTCGGCTTCATGGATGACCTCGAAGTGATCTTCGAAGCCCTCCCGGAAAGCCGCCAGAGCGTGCTGTTCTCCGCCACGTTGCCGCCGTCGATCCGCTCGATCGCCGAGCGTCACCTGCGCAACCCGCAGCACGTCAAGATTGCTGCCAAGACCCAGACCGTAGCGCGCATCGAGCAGGCCCACCTGATGGTCCACGCCGACCAGAAGACCCCGGCTGTCCTGCGTCTGCTGGAAGTCGAGGAATTCGACGCGCTGATCGCCTTCGTGCGTACCAAGCAGGCCACCCTGGACCTCGCCAGCGCCCTGGAAGCCAAGGGCTACAAGGCCGCTGCGCTGAATGGCGACATCGCCCAGAACCAGCGTGAGCGCGTGATCGAGTCGCTCAAGGACGGTCGTCTGGACATCGTGGTCGCCACCGACGTGGCTGCCCGTGGTATCGACGTACCGCGCATTACCCACGTGTTCAACGTGGACATGCCCTACGACCCGGAATCCTACGTGCACCGTATCGGCCGTACCGGCCGTGCCGGTCGCGATGGCCGTGCGCTGCTGCTGGTGACCCCGCGCGAGCGCCGCATGCTGCAGGTGATCGAGCGTGTGACTGGCCAGAAGGTCGCTGAAGTGCGCCTGCCCAACGCCCAGCAAGTGCTGGATGCGCGCATCAAGAAGCTGAACACCAGCCTCACCCCGCTGGTGGCCGAGGCCGACGCCAAGTACGGCGACCTGCTGGACCGCCTGGTGGCCGATATCGGTTGCACCCCGCGTGCCCTGGCTGCCGCACTGTTGCAGCGTGCCACCAACGGCCAGGCCCTTAACCTGGCCGACGTGGAGCGCGAACAGCCCCTGGTGCCGAGCTTCCAGCCCCGCGAGCGCCGCGAGCGTGATGGTGCCGAGCGTGGCGAGTACCGCGAGCGCCGTGCGCCAATGCCGCTGGCCGAAGGCCGTGTACGCTGCCGTACCGCGCTGGGTACCCGCGACGGCATCGCCGCGAAGAACCTGCTGGGCGCCATCCTCAACGAGGGCGGTATTGCCCGTGAGGCCATCGGTCGCATCCAGATTCGCGAAACCTTCAGCCTGATCGAGCTGCCGGAAGACGGCCTCGACCGCCTGCTGGGCAAGCTCAAGGACACCCGTGTGGCCGGCAAGCAGCTCAAGCTGCGCCGCTATCGCGAAGACTGA
- a CDS encoding crotonase/enoyl-CoA hydratase family protein — translation MSTSSAGRVSREKRGHIMLIGLDRATKRNAFDQAMLDDLVLALGEYERDENARCALVFAHGEHFTAGLDLASVGDTFKQGWKMPAGSVDPWGTFGGPRPTKPLMVAVQGYCYTIGIELMLAADINLCASTTRFAQLEVQRGIFPFGGATLRLQQIAGWGNAMRWLLTGDEFDAHEAYRLGLVQEVLPPEDLLPRAIWLAERVAAQAPLGVRATLASARQTLVEGEKAAAAALPAEAKRLLETEDAKEGLRAMLERRDGHFKGK, via the coding sequence ATGTCCACCAGTTCCGCCGGCCGCGTCAGCCGTGAAAAGCGCGGCCACATCATGCTGATCGGCCTTGATCGCGCAACCAAGCGCAATGCCTTCGACCAGGCGATGCTGGACGATCTGGTCCTGGCACTGGGCGAGTACGAACGAGACGAAAATGCGCGCTGCGCACTGGTCTTCGCCCATGGCGAGCACTTCACCGCGGGGCTCGATCTGGCCAGCGTCGGGGATACCTTCAAACAGGGCTGGAAGATGCCGGCCGGCTCCGTGGACCCCTGGGGTACCTTCGGCGGCCCGCGTCCGACCAAGCCGCTGATGGTCGCCGTGCAGGGCTACTGCTACACCATCGGCATCGAACTGATGCTGGCGGCCGACATCAACCTCTGCGCCAGTACCACCCGATTCGCACAGCTGGAAGTGCAGCGCGGCATCTTCCCCTTCGGTGGCGCCACCCTGCGCCTGCAGCAGATCGCCGGCTGGGGCAATGCCATGCGCTGGCTGCTCACGGGGGATGAGTTCGATGCGCACGAGGCCTATCGGCTGGGGCTGGTCCAGGAAGTGTTGCCACCCGAAGATCTGCTGCCCCGCGCCATCTGGCTGGCGGAACGGGTCGCCGCCCAGGCACCACTGGGAGTCCGCGCCACGCTGGCCTCCGCGCGCCAGACCCTGGTCGAAGGTGAAAAGGCTGCAGCAGCAGCCCTGCCGGCCGAGGCCAAGCGCCTGCTGGAAACCGAGGATGCCAAGGAAGGCCTGCGGGCCATGCTGGAACGGCGCGACGGGCACTTCAAGGGGAAATGA